In one Mauremys mutica isolate MM-2020 ecotype Southern chromosome 3, ASM2049712v1, whole genome shotgun sequence genomic region, the following are encoded:
- the LOC123367366 gene encoding opsin-5-like, with protein MEQQYLSKLHPTVDYGAGVFLLIIGILTILGNSAVLATAVKRSSHLKSPELLIINLAITDLGMAISMYPLAIASAWNHAWLGGDASCIYYALMGFLFGVSSMMTLCMMAVIRFLVTNSSTSNSNTINKNAVRISIAFIWLCSLLWAILPLLGWGYYGPEPFGISCTIAWSEFHNSANGFSFILSMFILCTLLPALTILTCYLGIAWKVHKAYQEIQNFDRIPNAAKLERRLTLMAALVSVGFLGAWTPYAAVSFWSIFNSSNSLHPVITLLPCLFAKSSTAYNPFIYYVFSKTFRREIKQMKCCCGWRPPFNTENSIENHVSMMWMGRENIRACPTAKANNGEASTQ; from the exons GCATCCTGACGATTCTGGGGAATTCAGCAGTCCTTGCTACCGCAGTGAAGCGCTCTTCCCATCTCAAGTCACCCGAGCTGCTTATAATAAATTTAGCCATAACAGATCTTGGAATGGCCATCAGCATGTACCCGCTGGCCATTGCCTCAGCATGGAACCATGCCTGGCTCGGAGGAGATGCATCCTGTATATATTATGCCCTGATGGGTTTCCTCTTCGGTGTCTCCAGCATGATGACCTTGTGTATGATGGCTGTGATCCGGTTCCTTGTAACCAACTCATCCACATCTAACA GCAATACAATCAACAAGAACGCTGTTCGCATTTCGATTGCGTTCATCTGGCTGTGCTCGCTGCTCTGGGCCATTCTGCCTTTGCTGGGTTGGGGTTATTATGGCCCCGAACCATTCGGCATCTCCTGCACGATAGCGTGGAGCGAATTCCACAACTCCGCCAACGGCTTCTCTTTCATCCTGAGCATGTTCATTCTGTGCACGCTCCTGCCTGCGCTGACCATCCTCACCTGTTACTTGGGCATAGCGTGGAAGGTTCACAAAGCATATCAGGAGATACAGAACTTTGACAGGATCCCTAACGCGGCTAAGCTGGAAAGGAGGCTGACACTG ATGGCTGCGCTTGTCAGCGTCGGATTCCTCGGCGCCTGGACACCCTACGCAGCCGTCAGCTTCTGGTCAATCTTTAACTCCAGCAATTCTCTACATCCTGTCATTACGCTACTGCCGTGTCTGTTCGCCAAGTCTTCAACAGCTTATAACCCTTTCATCTACTACGTCTTCAGCAAAACTTTCCGGCGTGAAATTAAGCAAATGAAGTGTTGCTGTGGCTGGCGACCTCCCTTTAACACAGAGAACTCGATCGAAAACCACGTGTCAATGATGTGGATGGGTAGAGAAAACATACGTGCTTGTCCAACTGCAAAGGCGAACAACGGGGAGGCCTCAACCCAATGA